One Acidobacteriota bacterium DNA window includes the following coding sequences:
- the nuoF gene encoding NADH-quinone oxidoreductase subunit NuoF, translating to MEKDPHLVVEACMTSGYSMKADAVYIYIRGEFVEATLTLEKAVREAYAKGYCGKNILGSGWDCELVVHRGAGAYICGEETSLMTSLEGNRGYPRIKPPFPAQSGVWGKPTTINNVETMACVPFIIERGADWFKSIGPNEKNTGPKLYCLSGHVKRPGVYEADMGLPLMELINNLGGGMLRDDQPLKACIPGGSSVPVLRAEECEVNLDFDSLAALGTGLGSAGIMVMDQSTCMVKALHRISYFYAHESCGQCTPCREGCGWLKRILARIEAGEGRNEDLDLLVSIADNIEGQTICALGDAAAWPVQSFVKKFRDEFQAHVDAGRCTFGKTPQAVG from the coding sequence GATGGAGAAGGATCCGCATCTCGTTGTCGAGGCCTGCATGACTTCGGGGTATTCGATGAAGGCCGACGCGGTCTACATCTATATCCGCGGCGAATTCGTCGAGGCCACGCTCACGCTGGAGAAGGCCGTGCGAGAGGCCTACGCCAAGGGCTACTGCGGCAAGAACATCCTCGGCAGCGGCTGGGACTGCGAGCTGGTGGTCCATCGCGGAGCCGGCGCCTACATCTGTGGCGAGGAGACGTCCTTGATGACGTCGCTCGAGGGCAACCGTGGTTACCCGCGGATCAAGCCCCCGTTCCCCGCCCAGTCCGGCGTATGGGGAAAGCCGACGACCATCAACAACGTAGAGACGATGGCCTGTGTGCCGTTCATCATCGAGCGCGGCGCCGACTGGTTCAAGAGCATCGGCCCCAACGAGAAGAACACCGGACCGAAGCTGTACTGCCTTAGCGGTCACGTGAAGCGACCCGGCGTCTACGAGGCCGACATGGGCCTCCCGCTGATGGAGCTGATCAACAATCTCGGTGGCGGGATGTTGCGTGACGATCAACCGCTGAAGGCGTGTATTCCAGGTGGCTCATCGGTGCCGGTGCTGCGCGCCGAAGAGTGCGAGGTCAATCTGGACTTCGATTCCCTGGCGGCACTCGGAACGGGTCTCGGCTCTGCCGGGATCATGGTGATGGACCAATCGACCTGCATGGTCAAGGCTCTCCATCGCATCTCGTATTTCTATGCGCATGAGTCTTGCGGCCAATGCACCCCTTGTCGCGAAGGCTGCGGCTGGCTGAAACGAATCCTTGCAAGGATCGAGGCCGGCGAGGGTCGCAACGAGGATCTCGACCTGCTGGTCAGTATTGCCGACAACATCGAGGGGCAGACGATCTGTGCTCTGGGTGATGCGGCGGCGTGGCCAGTGCAATCGTTCGTCAAGAAGTTCCGCGACGAGTTCCAGGCCCACGTGGATGCAGGGCGATGCACGTTCGGCAAGACGCCACAGGCCGTGGGCTGA